A region from the Chitinophaga sp. Cy-1792 genome encodes:
- a CDS encoding sodium/solute symporter (Members of the Solute:Sodium Symporter (SSS), TC 2.A.21 as described in tcdb.org, catalyze solute:Na+ symport. Known solutes for members of the family include sugars, amino acids, nucleosides, inositols, vitamins, urea or anions, depending on the system.), whose translation MKKILKLIFVLGAMLTDLSSNAQDKANHISWSVAAQLPPAEGMHVQPGVAGAFAGVTGNVLLVAGGANFPEAMPWEGGKKVYHHQVYLLRRDNNDFQWLPDTSYHLPQATAYGATVALPEGLLCMGGETAEGYSKQVFLLTWNTTKQKIISRQLPSLPEGVANAGATLIGRTVYLAGGETAGGVTANVYTLNMDAPGSGWKAAVPLPKPVSHLQLVTQSNGEVPTLYAIGGRRATATGISDLSGNVWKMVPATNKWEAAAQIGDGAQTQHWSAGTALPYGATYILLLGGDDGKLFHQIETYNAAIKKGGSEAGRLQQEKLALIRTHPGFNRNLLLYNTATDTWTKLSELPFPAQVTTTAVKWNDELIISGGEIKPGTRTTAIMRGVVSKPAYFSKWDYMLLAGYFLLMLGIGIYTSMKQHSTTDYFKGGQKIPGWATGLSIFGAKLSAITFIGIPAKTYATDWTYFFLLMTIIMVMPFVVRYFIPFYRKLGVTSSYEYLEKRFSYPVRAIAAMMYILLQLGRMGIVILLPSIALSVVTGIDVRTSIIVMGVVSLFYTVLGGIEAVIWTEVVQVIILLTGAILALVLIPLYLNHTVSQSMDILHQYNKLKVFDLHFSFTSSTFWVVVIGGFALNLIQYGCDQTVVQRYLTTTDEKEAVKSLRLGAWLTLPSTIIFFAIGTLLFLFYRDHPQEVNIALDNQDTIFPWYIVTQLPKGIAGLVITAIFAAAMGSLNGSVNGVATVVVNDFFRRQLPGKADKYYLRMARVVTLVVGLFGTLVAWLMANWGATSLWDQFNLIMGLFTGSVGGLFILGIFTKRVAGKAAVAGFAVSAGIQVLLLQYTHIHLLMYAFTGLTACVITGLAASYFIPAVAVPPGLTIYKK comes from the coding sequence GTGAAAAAAATTCTGAAACTCATATTTGTGTTAGGGGCTATGTTAACCGACCTTTCATCCAATGCGCAGGACAAGGCCAATCATATCAGCTGGTCTGTTGCTGCGCAGCTGCCTCCTGCGGAAGGTATGCATGTGCAGCCAGGCGTGGCGGGCGCTTTCGCCGGCGTCACCGGCAATGTATTGCTGGTGGCTGGCGGCGCCAATTTCCCGGAGGCGATGCCCTGGGAAGGTGGTAAGAAAGTATATCATCACCAGGTGTACCTGCTACGTCGTGATAACAATGATTTCCAGTGGCTGCCGGATACTAGTTACCATCTGCCGCAGGCAACAGCCTATGGGGCTACAGTAGCGCTTCCGGAAGGACTGCTGTGCATGGGTGGTGAAACCGCTGAAGGATATAGCAAACAGGTTTTTCTGCTTACCTGGAATACCACAAAACAAAAAATAATTTCGCGTCAGCTGCCTTCCTTACCGGAAGGTGTTGCGAATGCAGGTGCAACGCTCATCGGGCGTACTGTATATCTTGCCGGTGGCGAAACTGCCGGCGGTGTTACCGCCAACGTATACACGCTGAACATGGACGCTCCCGGCTCCGGCTGGAAAGCGGCAGTACCACTGCCAAAGCCTGTTTCGCATCTGCAACTGGTAACACAGTCTAACGGTGAAGTACCAACGCTGTATGCCATTGGTGGCCGCCGTGCTACCGCAACAGGCATCAGCGATTTAAGCGGGAACGTCTGGAAAATGGTTCCTGCCACCAACAAATGGGAAGCGGCAGCACAGATTGGTGATGGGGCACAAACGCAGCACTGGAGCGCCGGAACAGCATTGCCTTATGGCGCTACCTATATTTTGTTGTTAGGGGGAGATGATGGTAAATTATTCCATCAGATAGAAACCTACAATGCTGCGATCAAAAAAGGCGGTTCTGAAGCGGGTAGACTGCAACAGGAGAAACTCGCGCTGATCCGCACGCATCCCGGTTTTAACCGCAACCTGTTGCTATACAATACCGCCACCGATACCTGGACCAAACTCAGTGAATTGCCTTTCCCGGCACAAGTGACCACTACTGCCGTTAAATGGAACGACGAACTGATTATCTCCGGAGGGGAAATAAAACCGGGTACCAGGACTACCGCCATCATGAGGGGCGTCGTGAGTAAACCGGCGTATTTTTCTAAGTGGGATTATATGCTGCTGGCAGGTTATTTCCTGCTAATGCTGGGCATCGGCATCTATACCAGCATGAAGCAACACAGCACCACCGACTACTTTAAAGGCGGGCAGAAAATCCCGGGATGGGCCACCGGACTAAGTATCTTCGGTGCCAAACTCAGCGCCATCACCTTTATCGGCATTCCTGCAAAAACATATGCCACCGACTGGACCTACTTCTTCCTGCTGATGACCATCATCATGGTCATGCCTTTTGTAGTCAGGTATTTCATTCCGTTCTACCGGAAACTGGGGGTAACTTCTTCCTACGAATACCTGGAAAAGCGCTTCAGTTACCCGGTGCGGGCCATCGCTGCCATGATGTATATCCTGTTGCAACTGGGGCGTATGGGCATTGTTATCCTACTGCCCAGTATAGCCCTTTCCGTTGTAACGGGCATAGATGTACGAACAAGTATCATCGTGATGGGCGTGGTGAGCCTGTTTTATACTGTGCTGGGCGGAATTGAAGCCGTCATATGGACAGAAGTGGTGCAGGTAATCATTTTACTCACCGGCGCCATACTCGCGCTGGTATTGATTCCGCTCTACCTCAACCATACCGTATCGCAGAGCATGGACATCTTACACCAGTACAATAAACTAAAAGTTTTTGACCTGCATTTCAGTTTTACCAGCAGTACGTTCTGGGTGGTGGTGATAGGTGGTTTTGCCCTGAACCTTATCCAGTATGGCTGTGATCAGACGGTGGTACAACGTTACCTGACTACCACTGATGAAAAGGAAGCGGTGAAAAGTCTGCGCCTGGGCGCCTGGCTTACCTTACCAAGTACGATCATATTTTTTGCCATAGGTACCCTGTTATTTCTTTTTTACAGAGATCATCCACAGGAAGTAAATATTGCACTGGATAACCAGGACACAATTTTCCCCTGGTACATCGTGACACAGTTACCCAAAGGCATTGCCGGGTTAGTGATTACTGCCATCTTCGCCGCTGCCATGGGCAGTTTGAACGGATCCGTAAATGGTGTGGCTACTGTAGTAGTCAATGATTTCTTCCGGCGTCAGCTGCCGGGAAAAGCAGATAAATATTATCTACGGATGGCAAGAGTGGTGACGCTGGTGGTGGGCTTGTTCGGTACACTGGTCGCCTGGCTGATGGCCAACTGGGGCGCTACTTCCCTCTGGGACCAGTTCAACCTGATCATGGGATTGTTTACCGGCTCTGTAGGCGGACTTTTCATCCTCGGCATTTTTACCAAAAGAGTTGCCGGCAAGGCTGCGGTGGCAGGTTTTGCGGTAAGCGCCGGCATACAGGTACTGTTGCTGCAATACACCCATATACATCTGCTGATGTATGCATTTACAGGACTGACAGCCTGTGTGATCACAGGCCTTGCAGCGAGTTATTTCATACCGGCAGTAGCAGTGCCGCCGGGGTTAACCATCTACAAAAAATAA
- a CDS encoding AGE family epimerase/isomerase: MSYTKESLSELSDYYKKQLLEDTVPFWFPRSIDEEYGGYLLMRDENGELLDDDKAVWIQGRAAWLLATLYNTVEPRQEWLEGAKTGIDFLLQHCFDADGRMFFHVTRDGRPIRKRRYFFSETFAVIAMGAYAKASGDTTIADKARELFGKIIDYATVPGLLTPKYTDVRPAKGIGVPMIMINTAQQVRETIGDPRCDEYISKWIAEIESDFVKDDIRCVMEQVAPDGSIIDHFDGRTLNPGHAIEGAWFILHEAKYRNNDPALIKLGCRMLDYMWERGWDQEYGGILYFRDLNNKPVQEYWQDMKFWWPQNETIIATLLAFTMTGNEKYADWHAKIHDYAYTNFHDRENGEWYGYLHRDGRVSVRLKGNLYKGPFHLPRQEWYCWQLLQEHFSK, from the coding sequence ATGAGTTATACAAAAGAATCATTGTCTGAACTCAGTGACTACTATAAAAAGCAATTACTCGAAGACACGGTGCCATTTTGGTTTCCGCGCTCTATCGATGAAGAATATGGCGGATATCTGCTGATGCGTGATGAGAACGGTGAGTTGCTGGATGATGATAAAGCCGTATGGATACAGGGACGTGCAGCATGGTTGCTGGCTACTTTGTACAATACCGTAGAACCAAGGCAGGAATGGCTGGAAGGTGCTAAAACAGGTATCGATTTCCTGTTGCAGCATTGCTTTGATGCCGATGGCCGTATGTTCTTTCACGTTACACGTGATGGCCGTCCTATCCGTAAGCGCCGTTATTTTTTCTCTGAAACCTTTGCGGTAATCGCCATGGGGGCCTATGCTAAAGCCAGTGGTGATACAACTATTGCGGATAAAGCCAGGGAATTATTTGGGAAGATAATTGATTACGCAACTGTACCGGGTCTGCTGACGCCTAAGTATACAGACGTGCGACCGGCAAAAGGTATCGGTGTGCCGATGATTATGATCAATACAGCCCAGCAGGTACGTGAAACCATTGGTGATCCCCGTTGCGATGAGTATATCAGCAAATGGATCGCGGAAATAGAAAGCGATTTTGTTAAAGACGATATCCGTTGTGTAATGGAACAGGTAGCACCGGATGGCAGTATTATCGATCATTTCGATGGTCGTACGCTCAATCCCGGTCATGCCATAGAAGGCGCCTGGTTTATATTGCATGAGGCAAAATACAGGAACAACGATCCTGCACTGATAAAGCTGGGATGCCGTATGCTGGATTATATGTGGGAAAGAGGATGGGATCAGGAATACGGCGGAATACTTTATTTTAGAGATCTTAATAATAAACCGGTACAGGAATACTGGCAGGATATGAAATTCTGGTGGCCGCAGAACGAAACCATCATTGCAACACTGCTGGCTTTCACCATGACAGGAAATGAAAAATACGCAGACTGGCACGCAAAAATTCACGATTATGCCTATACGAATTTTCATGATCGGGAAAACGGAGAATGGTATGGTTACCTTCACCGCGATGGCCGTGTGTCGGTGCGGTTGAAAGGGAATCTGTACAAGGGGCCTTTTCATCTGCCGCGCCAGGAATGGTACTGCTGGCAACTATTACAGGAACATTTTAGCAAATAA
- a CDS encoding FadR/GntR family transcriptional regulator, producing the protein MSALEVKQSLQTIDTSSLVDKVERKLIELLISKDFKVGDSIPKELELSDALGVSRTVVREALTRLKTLGLIETKKKRGAVLVNPDLTGLLEKSLYPEIMDPNTLREIFEMRLALEIGMADFIMERVTPKDIAELKAIVEDEPTQADQHLFQVEQEIRFHGKLYEISGNQVLKRFQQMLLPVFDYVHRSGLLKKMPKTKKFVSHKGIVEIIENGSAEMLRNAMRNHLENHFARIFE; encoded by the coding sequence ATGAGCGCGTTAGAGGTAAAACAGAGCTTACAAACGATCGACACCAGTTCCCTAGTAGACAAAGTTGAGCGCAAGCTCATTGAACTGCTGATCAGCAAAGACTTTAAAGTGGGAGATTCTATCCCCAAAGAACTGGAGCTCTCCGACGCATTGGGCGTCAGCAGAACCGTAGTCAGGGAAGCACTGACCCGGCTCAAAACACTTGGACTGATAGAAACCAAAAAGAAAAGAGGCGCCGTACTGGTAAACCCTGACCTCACCGGACTACTGGAAAAAAGCCTGTACCCGGAAATCATGGATCCCAACACCCTCCGTGAGATTTTTGAAATGCGGCTGGCACTGGAAATAGGGATGGCCGACTTTATCATGGAAAGAGTAACGCCAAAGGATATAGCAGAACTGAAAGCGATTGTGGAAGATGAACCTACCCAGGCCGATCAGCATCTTTTCCAGGTAGAACAGGAAATCCGCTTTCACGGAAAACTCTATGAGATCAGCGGCAACCAGGTACTGAAACGCTTTCAGCAAATGCTATTGCCGGTGTTTGACTACGTTCACCGCAGCGGGTTACTGAAAAAAATGCCTAAGACAAAGAAGTTCGTCTCCCATAAAGGCATTGTAGAAATTATTGAAAATGGCTCTGCTGAAATGCTCCGCAACGCTATGCGCAATCACCTCGAAAATCATTTTGCAAGAATTTTTGAATAA
- a CDS encoding TonB-dependent receptor: MKRFFINQRAGLLLMLGLCYAATTSAQSRKITGHITAREDQSPLIGATVSVKGTNRGTQVQPDGSYVLQVNPGEIIIIRYTGYLPQEIVVGEKSEINARLESDVQKMNEVVVVGYGTQSRRSVTTSVAKLDKEVLANAPRANVGSALQGTVSGLQVVNATGQPGATPVIILRGGASINSPGAPLVLVDGVVRSFADVPSEDIASVELLKDAAATAIYGARANNGVILITTKQGKAGVAQVSYKFTGGYNKAREGYKYMNAKDFIYYTRLGYLNAGRTLSQVNTSRGLGLSTNPADLATFDIRSYNSSTADLLTKGWDTVGDPYGGTIIFKDHGGEVENLVFRNTYTQDHYINVTGGNDKGKYFASFDYYNEDGVIVGSSYKRFSGDVNGSYKVKSNVEVGTGVSMSTAAQLGVLAGEVNSLYRSLAIWPTFNPWLDSAHTKPNPGNGTADGNPLYWLQKNKRSAEANRISANAFVKWDILKDLYFRGTANMYLFERLNQSFQQATQTYANIFANPPSYSNTQRESVTGFARDFQQQYNGILNYSKTFADKHDISLMVGAEYYGIKSLGLQVDGLNAPTDDIPTANASTTFNPTTSSTNLNNNYTTQSEYRIISSFGRLAYNYDQRYLLTAVFRQDAVSSLAKSNRSGFFPGMSVGWNMHREKFFNHLGIDKIVSTLKPRASYGVNGNVAGLGRYDVQGVYSLQTNYNGNAGFLNTAMPNPDLRWEKSKTTDFGVDLGFLDNRITLLFDYYNRKTSDLLTNLALPSYVGFDNIKTNLGTFQNKGYEFEVNATVLQSKSGVRLSVGANASFVKNKILQLPYNGNENNRQGGFQVYDDASGKLVWVGGLQEGQTLGDIYGYKQVSIFKDDKEVSDIAGNRYDAVAKITGPNRAAGANGRITPGDVNWLDKDRNDTIDSRDQVYLGNIFPKWTGGFNANLSYKGISLYTRFEFATGHTIYNDLVARTLGNYQGTFNYIELQKQAWSPTNTVTDIPKVYFADQVAGSKQNYTRANNASQVLNGNNSRFYEKGDYLACREITLSYNLPKALLQRTHAFSNVRVYVSGNNLFYITKFSGPSPEAPIDGNGNISGIYAGTYPTPRTYVLGAQVSF; encoded by the coding sequence ATGAAACGCTTTTTTATCAACCAGAGAGCAGGCCTGCTCCTTATGCTAGGCCTGTGCTATGCCGCTACCACCTCGGCTCAATCGAGGAAAATAACGGGCCACATCACCGCCCGCGAAGACCAGTCGCCACTCATAGGCGCCACCGTCAGCGTAAAAGGGACTAACAGAGGAACACAGGTACAACCAGACGGATCTTACGTACTCCAGGTAAATCCGGGAGAAATCATCATCATCCGCTATACCGGCTATCTCCCGCAGGAAATAGTAGTAGGCGAAAAGTCAGAGATCAACGCCCGCCTGGAATCTGATGTCCAGAAAATGAATGAAGTAGTAGTGGTAGGCTACGGTACACAATCCCGCCGCAGTGTGACCACCTCTGTAGCCAAGCTGGATAAGGAAGTATTGGCCAACGCACCACGCGCCAACGTAGGAAGTGCCTTACAGGGTACTGTTTCCGGCCTCCAGGTGGTAAACGCCACCGGTCAGCCTGGGGCTACGCCGGTGATCATCCTCAGAGGCGGTGCGTCTATTAATAGTCCGGGTGCACCGTTGGTGCTGGTAGATGGTGTGGTAAGATCTTTTGCAGATGTGCCTTCGGAAGATATCGCCTCTGTGGAATTACTGAAAGATGCTGCCGCTACTGCCATTTACGGCGCCCGCGCCAACAATGGTGTAATCCTCATTACTACCAAACAGGGGAAAGCCGGTGTGGCACAGGTTTCCTATAAATTTACCGGCGGCTACAACAAAGCCCGTGAAGGCTATAAGTACATGAATGCGAAAGACTTCATCTACTATACCCGCCTCGGCTACCTCAATGCAGGCCGCACTCTCAGCCAGGTGAACACCTCCAGGGGTTTGGGACTTTCTACCAATCCTGCCGACCTGGCCACCTTCGATATCCGCTCCTATAACAGCAGTACGGCTGATCTCCTGACAAAAGGATGGGACACCGTGGGTGATCCGTACGGCGGCACCATCATCTTCAAAGATCATGGCGGCGAAGTGGAAAACCTCGTTTTCCGCAATACCTATACACAGGACCATTATATCAATGTTACCGGTGGCAACGACAAAGGAAAATATTTCGCCAGCTTCGATTATTACAATGAAGATGGCGTTATCGTAGGCTCCAGCTACAAACGCTTTTCCGGCGATGTGAATGGCTCCTATAAAGTGAAATCCAACGTGGAAGTGGGTACGGGCGTAAGTATGTCTACCGCTGCCCAGCTGGGCGTGCTGGCAGGTGAAGTGAATTCTCTCTACCGTAGCCTGGCTATCTGGCCTACCTTCAATCCTTGGCTGGACTCTGCCCATACCAAACCTAATCCCGGTAATGGCACTGCAGACGGAAACCCGCTCTACTGGCTCCAGAAAAATAAACGTAGCGCAGAGGCAAACCGTATCTCTGCAAATGCTTTTGTGAAATGGGATATCCTGAAAGACCTGTACTTCCGCGGAACAGCCAATATGTACCTGTTCGAAAGACTTAACCAGTCGTTCCAGCAGGCTACGCAAACATATGCCAACATCTTCGCAAACCCGCCATCATACAGCAATACACAAAGAGAGTCTGTAACAGGATTTGCACGCGATTTCCAACAACAGTATAACGGTATACTCAACTATTCAAAAACATTTGCCGATAAACACGACATCTCCCTTATGGTGGGTGCAGAGTATTACGGTATTAAATCCCTCGGACTCCAGGTGGATGGCCTGAATGCACCAACAGATGATATTCCTACCGCTAACGCCTCTACGACGTTTAATCCAACTACTTCTTCAACGAATTTAAATAACAACTACACCACTCAATCGGAATATCGCATCATCTCCAGCTTTGGCAGACTCGCCTACAACTACGACCAGCGCTACCTCCTGACGGCTGTGTTTCGCCAGGATGCAGTATCCAGTCTGGCCAAAAGTAACCGCTCCGGCTTCTTCCCGGGAATGTCTGTTGGTTGGAATATGCACCGCGAAAAATTCTTTAATCACTTAGGGATAGATAAAATTGTCAGCACCCTGAAACCCCGTGCCAGCTACGGTGTCAACGGTAACGTGGCAGGACTCGGCCGCTACGATGTACAAGGCGTGTACAGTCTGCAAACAAACTACAACGGCAACGCAGGCTTCCTCAATACAGCCATGCCTAATCCAGACCTGCGCTGGGAAAAGAGTAAAACCACCGACTTCGGTGTAGACCTGGGTTTCCTCGACAACCGTATTACCTTACTGTTTGACTACTATAACCGTAAAACCAGCGACCTCCTTACCAACCTCGCATTGCCAAGTTATGTAGGCTTCGATAATATCAAAACCAACCTGGGTACTTTCCAGAACAAAGGTTATGAGTTTGAAGTGAATGCTACTGTGCTGCAATCTAAATCAGGCGTACGTCTGAGCGTAGGTGCCAATGCTTCTTTTGTGAAGAATAAAATCCTGCAGCTACCGTACAATGGTAATGAAAACAACCGCCAGGGCGGGTTCCAGGTGTATGATGATGCCAGCGGAAAACTCGTATGGGTAGGCGGATTACAGGAAGGACAGACGCTGGGAGATATCTATGGGTACAAACAGGTATCTATTTTCAAAGATGATAAGGAAGTAAGTGATATTGCAGGCAACCGCTATGATGCAGTGGCCAAGATCACCGGTCCTAACCGCGCAGCAGGTGCCAATGGCCGCATTACACCCGGCGATGTCAACTGGCTCGACAAAGACCGCAACGATACCATCGATTCAAGAGATCAGGTATATCTGGGTAATATCTTCCCTAAATGGACAGGAGGCTTTAATGCCAATCTCTCCTATAAAGGCATCTCCCTGTATACACGTTTTGAATTTGCTACAGGTCATACGATTTACAATGATCTCGTAGCAAGAACACTGGGCAACTACCAGGGAACCTTTAACTACATTGAGTTACAGAAACAGGCATGGTCACCCACCAATACGGTAACGGATATACCAAAAGTATACTTTGCCGATCAGGTGGCTGGTTCCAAACAGAATTATACACGTGCCAACAATGCCAGCCAGGTGCTGAACGGCAACAACTCGCGCTTTTACGAAAAAGGTGATTACCTGGCCTGCAGAGAGATTACATTATCCTATAATCTGCCTAAAGCCTTACTCCAACGCACACACGCATTTTCAAATGTAAGAGTCTATGTCAGTGGTAATAATCTCTTTTATATAACGAAGTTCAGCGGGCCTTCTCCAGAAGCGCCGATAGACGGTAACGGTAATATCAGCGGTATCTATGCCGGTACCTATCCTACACCAAGAACATACGTACTCGGCGCACAGGTTTCCTTCTAA
- the nanU gene encoding SusD family outer membrane lipoprotein NanU encodes MKKNILFILGAALLMQACSGKLDLTPVSSLSNDSYWKTPDQFDAFVTGVHSAFRNNTSNFQALGEMRSDIFGTETPLGPSFTGEASQGAERMWLQTMDLDNPGVSNFGSFYFNINQLNLLINKASSSNILTAANKNYYLGEAYGMRAFYYFQLLRSWGNVIIQTTPSTSVDIGNLAKAASSADDVMKLIKADIDSSANNFSADYTFRNQKGFWSKAATLMLKADVYLWTSYRGGGAGDATIAKSALTDIQSNVPALGLVDNFSDVFSSTNKGNKEIIFAIRYKLNEATMGFVASSFVPQSGLIANFYDSLSNRQFDVTTDNWGGLLRAPVRVATFRQYNDKDTRKWATIQPAYTKSGAQYTITGAFVKKYAGEQNAGSRAYTNDFPVYRYADLLLMLAEAKNILGEDFSAEINAVRKRAFGANYSTAVAWPNQAVDANAKEAILQERLLEFIFEGKRWYDLRRMGDNYVYEHTSLQAAEAYKLLWPIDRNSLTNNRSLVQNQGYAQY; translated from the coding sequence ATGAAAAAAAATATCCTCTTCATATTGGGTGCTGCACTGCTGATGCAGGCCTGCTCCGGCAAGCTGGACCTTACGCCTGTCAGCTCCCTCAGTAACGACAGCTACTGGAAAACTCCTGACCAGTTCGATGCTTTTGTAACCGGTGTACACAGTGCTTTCCGTAATAATACCAGTAACTTCCAGGCACTTGGCGAAATGCGTTCCGATATCTTCGGTACGGAAACGCCGCTGGGGCCATCATTTACGGGAGAAGCCTCCCAGGGAGCAGAACGGATGTGGCTGCAAACTATGGACCTCGACAATCCTGGTGTGAGCAATTTCGGCAGCTTCTATTTTAATATCAATCAGCTGAACCTCCTGATCAATAAGGCTTCTTCCAGTAATATCCTGACGGCAGCCAATAAAAACTATTACCTCGGAGAGGCTTATGGTATGCGGGCCTTTTACTATTTTCAGCTGCTGCGTTCCTGGGGAAATGTCATAATTCAAACAACACCAAGTACCAGCGTTGATATCGGCAACCTCGCCAAAGCCGCCAGCAGTGCGGATGATGTGATGAAGCTCATCAAAGCTGATATCGATAGTTCTGCCAATAATTTCAGTGCTGACTATACTTTCCGCAATCAGAAAGGGTTCTGGTCTAAAGCAGCCACCCTGATGCTGAAAGCAGATGTATACCTCTGGACCAGCTATCGTGGCGGAGGCGCGGGGGATGCTACCATCGCTAAATCAGCGCTGACAGATATCCAGAGCAACGTACCTGCGTTGGGGTTAGTGGATAATTTTTCAGATGTTTTTTCCAGTACCAACAAAGGTAATAAGGAGATCATCTTCGCGATCAGGTACAAGCTGAACGAGGCTACGATGGGCTTTGTTGCGAGTTCCTTCGTGCCACAGTCCGGCCTGATAGCCAATTTCTATGACTCGCTGAGCAACCGCCAGTTTGATGTTACCACCGACAACTGGGGCGGCCTCCTGCGGGCACCGGTGCGTGTCGCTACTTTCAGGCAATACAACGACAAGGATACCCGTAAATGGGCTACTATCCAGCCCGCCTATACGAAATCCGGCGCGCAGTATACGATTACCGGCGCCTTCGTGAAAAAATACGCAGGCGAACAAAATGCCGGCTCCCGCGCTTATACAAATGATTTTCCTGTATACCGCTATGCTGATTTACTCCTGATGCTGGCAGAAGCAAAGAATATTTTAGGAGAAGATTTTTCTGCTGAAATTAATGCCGTTCGCAAACGTGCATTTGGCGCCAATTACAGCACAGCAGTAGCCTGGCCTAATCAGGCGGTAGATGCCAATGCAAAAGAGGCGATCCTGCAGGAAAGGCTGCTCGAATTTATTTTCGAAGGCAAGCGCTGGTACGATCTCCGCAGAATGGGCGATAACTATGTGTATGAGCATACCTCCCTGCAAGCTGCCGAGGCATATAAGCTGTTATGGCCTATCGACAGAAACTCTTTAACCAATAACCGCAGCCTCGTGCAGAACCAGGGCTATGCCCAGTATTAA
- a CDS encoding dihydrodipicolinate synthase family protein, whose protein sequence is MTIQHLSRLIAAPFTPMQKDGSLNLALVPEYYAFLKRNGVTGAFINGSTGEGVSTTSKEKMQVVTAWAKATREDPDFKVMTLLGGTSLADCKDQALHAKEEGLYAVSLTSPFYFKPASVEALAECCADVAAVVPDMPFYYYHIPVLTGVGYAMIDLLKAVDGRILNFAGVKYTHEDFMDYQSCISYQHNKFDMLWGRDENMLAALAVGAKAAVGSTFNYAAPLYYWLMNAFQQGDLTQARALQQQSIDMIRLLGKYGGIATGKAYMKMVGIDCGGFRLPVRNMNDAQMEVFRTEVLSLGFKEFCSRR, encoded by the coding sequence ATGACGATACAGCATTTGAGCAGACTCATCGCAGCACCATTTACACCCATGCAAAAGGACGGAAGCCTCAACCTGGCGCTGGTTCCGGAATACTATGCGTTCCTGAAGCGCAACGGCGTTACCGGCGCGTTTATCAACGGTTCTACCGGTGAGGGGGTGTCTACCACTTCAAAAGAGAAAATGCAGGTGGTGACGGCCTGGGCTAAAGCCACCAGGGAGGACCCTGATTTTAAAGTGATGACATTGCTGGGAGGTACGTCGCTGGCAGATTGTAAAGACCAGGCGCTGCACGCGAAGGAAGAAGGACTATATGCCGTATCGCTGACATCCCCTTTTTATTTTAAGCCTGCAAGCGTGGAAGCACTGGCGGAGTGCTGTGCGGATGTGGCTGCCGTGGTGCCGGATATGCCCTTTTATTACTACCATATCCCCGTGCTGACAGGCGTAGGGTATGCCATGATAGACCTGCTGAAGGCCGTTGATGGCAGGATCCTTAACTTTGCAGGCGTAAAATATACGCACGAAGATTTTATGGATTATCAGTCGTGCATCAGCTACCAGCACAATAAATTTGATATGCTCTGGGGCCGCGATGAAAACATGCTGGCCGCATTGGCGGTAGGCGCGAAAGCGGCCGTGGGCAGCACCTTCAACTATGCGGCACCGTTATACTACTGGCTGATGAACGCTTTTCAGCAGGGTGATCTTACACAGGCCAGGGCATTGCAGCAGCAGTCGATCGATATGATCCGCCTCCTGGGCAAATACGGCGGCATCGCTACCGGTAAGGCCTATATGAAAATGGTAGGAATAGATTGCGGTGGCTTCAGGCTGCCGGTAAGAAACATGAACGACGCGCAAATGGAGGTTTTCCGGACAGAAGTACTGTCGCTGGGCTTCAAGGAATTTTGCAGTCGGAGATAA